The Montipora foliosa isolate CH-2021 chromosome 6, ASM3666993v2, whole genome shotgun sequence genome includes the window CGAGTTCTGAGATGTTGTCGTTATTTTTACAACTGTTATTTGTGCAACATGGCTTTGCCGCCCAATGCAACAAAGATTCTGGCCCCTCGGGAGAGACCAGTTGTGTTCAGATACCAGAATACGAAAACCAGTTCCAGTGGACAACATGCCTCACAAATGCTTACATCCAACAAAAAAGTAATCACAAACACGAATGCCATGACCGCTCCAACACCTTTTGCTGGCATCAATGTATGCTCGAGCTTCACAACAAGGACAATGGCTCAGTGACCGATGACTGTTCCTGTAATCCCAGCTTATTCACCGATCAAACACAGGCATCTCTCCCTGCAGGATGCTACAGTCCATCTGGTAACTCTTGTGACTGGTACCGCAATTGCTTGGAAAAGACGTATCCGTGTGAAGATACCAGTAATGCATACGCTCTAAGGTATGCTGAGAAGTTCTGCAGACTGTATGGTGATCGATATTCCCTGTTCAGCGTGGACGGACAAAAATGGGTGGACGGGGTTCGCAAATGCCTTCAGGTAGCTCTTGTGCCATTGTTGAGACCTTGGAGGAATCCATCGTGCGAGGAGATACGAAAAACAGCGTTTGCCTCCCACACTCCTTGCTATTTAAATCCTGGTAAAGGCGTACCGTCTATTTGCGACCTTTCTTGCGCAGAATACTTGAAGATTTTTTGGACCATCAAAGCGTCCTTCACACATTTGGACACTGCATGGGAATCAGTGAAAGGAATGTGGAACATAGGAAAAAAATGTGGCGTCGCGAGCCAGATTCCAAAATGCTTGAACACGGGAATCGGAAAgtcaataaaaataacaaaactagGAATTGAAAAGCTTAGACAACGAAGGAAGCGTTCTTACAACCGTCTTCCGAAAGAGGATGCCCACGCTCAATTTGTAGATGGAGTCGGTTCAGCCATTGCTAAAAGCATGAGGTGGAATTCGAATGCTATGGATTGGTTTGCGCACCCTGACAACGTAACACACTTGGATGACCCAGTCGATTTTTTCATAATCATTGTCTTCGCAGACAAAAGAGCACTTGGCATTCAGAGCACATTCAACTATTCTTTCAACTTGAACCGTACCTTCAACGATATTGCCTCAGCCATAGTGGATGGAATGCCGCTTTTGAGGGTCCACGGATCCTTCGTTCGAGTCAAATCTTTTGCTTTGTGCTCTGATAAGTTTTGTGATCAATCTGATGTACTAGCAGTCAATTCAGAGAATACTTCAAATTTGGGCGATGGCACCAGAATCGGCATTGGCGTCGAGGTCCTGTTGAAAGCTCTCACAATCTCTTGGGTGCTTCACGGCTTTCTTTGAACTCGATCAACTTTAATTGCTTTTTTTACCCTTAATCTTAGTGTAACTTTTTTGGTAATATTTCTTTTCTTCCCATTTGTTTACTTAATTAGATTTCAAAACGTCAGATTTCCCAACCGCACAACTTGTGACGACCAGTATTGTTCGTTCAATTCATAAATCTTCACCGGTAAACACCATTAAAAATTGGCTTCGACGTTTTTACTTAATGACCCCCATGTTAAATTTGTTACCTATTTTTAAACTCTTTATAGGTGTCAAAGTATGTCTACCAAGTGAATAAATGATTCGATACAAATGATTTCCCGGGATTTTGTTGAGCAacaacaagacaagacaagcgCTCGACCAAGGTCAGGACCGAGgtcgaaggcaacccgaaggctcatttttctttttgcttttactGTAACTTGCGGCGTCTACCGCAAGTCACAGTAGGGGTGGGCGCCACTCCTATCCCGTTGCATACACAACTTGTCCCCTagtactggtactcattttacccaccacgaatggatggaaagctgagtgaactttggagcgTACGGCAATGGTTATCTCTAGAAGGTCACCCATCCAGTAGATAACCCAGCCCAACGGGGCTTAACATTGGACACCATTCGGAGAACAATGCCGACCCATTGAGCCAACCGAACAACATGTTAAGTATAATGTCAAAGTTATTGCTACATCAGTCATGGTTATTGACTAAAGAATGACGAGACAGTACCTTGgaaatcaacctcgttcccagggctttttccCTATGAAAATGGAAATGGCGGGAAAAGGCCCTGGCATCGGCTGGTCGATTCTATTTTCTTATTGGCTGGTTGCAATGTTAGAATAATTAATGTAATTTTTGTGcgatttttgtgaaatttaatttcatACTCAAAATGGGGCCAGTAAGGAGGCGACGCCAACTAAGATTTTTCCCAGAAATCCGGTTTGTATGCTTTGCTCGGAATATAAAGACAGTCATGCTAATTTATTACACCCACATTTCTGGGTGTTTTTTAGGGTCATGTGACCGGCCGATGCCAGGGCCTTTTCCCGCCCTTCCCATTTTCTTAGggaaaaagccctgggaacgaggttgctcgGAAATGAACAACCATAGGTTTGTAAAGACGGCTAAAGTCTGCTTCAAACATACGACACAAACACAAATGTAGATACAAATCAAAACGCCAAGGAAATAAACCTGTGAAGTACCGCAATGCAATGAAAAACGCAAGCCGCGAAAGTCTAACGTGTGAAATGGAAAACGTTCCTTCTCTTGCACGTGTATTGGCGCTTGCGTTCGCGTGCGAACCGGGGGCGAAGAAAGTGCAAGGTAACAATATACCACAGTTCCAGGACACCTTTAAATTCACCGCTAGTCATAGTGAAAAGGTGACTCTAACTGGGCCTGCGTTTCCTGTGTTACGCTTCCCAACTAAAATACGTTTTCCGATTAGAGAAGAACTTGTCACGTGCCGTGGGTCAAAACTTACTAACTGGATGTTAGTTCAATGGAGTCGAACGTCTCGTTATagtaaggaggctcgaaagggtttttcgttgctataATGTTTGTGAAACAATGAAAGCTACAAAAGAAAGATATTCCAGAGTGTGGGCAagctataaatatctttgcaacgtACTCTATTGTTAAATGATACTTTAatggcacttatgacgtcatatcggctaccatggcaacaagccaggtccacaaaaaggccctctaaatttcagtttttgaaaattatctgaaagtcagtgacctaccgttttcatttctttgttggaaatctccttAAATTCTTTAACGTCTTAGAGAGTATGGCAAAAAGTTATCttgtagaatttaagatacatcaaAAAAGGGcattttatagtttacagaaaattgtaccagataactttccccgaaacttttttatttgaagtgccatcgtgaatggtacgtgcatgcaaaaaatcaagataggaaACCCCAGCAAAATGTCGAGATAAAGACAAATTGTTTCCGCAGTTTTTATTTCCGGTGTTCGTCATTTTACGCCATATTTTCACTTCCAGTGTGTTGCTCGCGCTATGCTcgcgctacttttgatagaaatttgattcattcagctgacgcgtgtttcttagttatggcgtgtgtagtGCGACGCGCGCGCGGCTAAACACCCTTTCGAGTCTCCTTGCTGACAGCGCGCAACCTGCTTACTAGAAAGTGGCTGAGGGCGCGAGCTTTAAAGCTCGCGCGACCGACTCGCGGGCGGTTCTCCCACGgggaaagtaaacaaacatggcttccCAAATTTGCAAACTCTGTCAAAATGATGTGGACGTATCATCTTTTCGACATGTTTACCTATCCGTGGGACGGCTGCAAATTCTTTGGAGTCCAACATAagatcaagtttaaaaaaatcatttcccacTGTTTTGAACAACTTATCTGATTCTAACAACTATCGATCGAGGGACACAGCTGTCCTTGCAGTCTTCAACGCTACGTAAAACAAGGATATATCAGCAAAGGGGGATTCCAACATTAGTAGACAAAGTGAATAAGATACTCCTCCAAACTTTGTACCTTTTTTGCAAAGAGCTCGAGATTAAGTTGTCGACCAAATTCCATCGATTTCTTCGCTCAGGTAAACATTAGATCTCAAGCAGAGCTACGCGCGCGCGTGCACGTCATTGGGAATTTCACGCATGCTCAAATGTCGATCTTGGCAAATTCGACACCGCGggaaaatgagtgcgcatgctccgcctcgaacacatttgattcatttgattcgagcttttgagctctttgtttttgagtttattcggcggtgaaggaaaagttatattggaccttttgatgatcaagatctcacgctcaacatggcctcgacagaaaaactaaacagtagttccgagttgtttccaacgagaaagtcaaaagaggtaagcttattttaggcatgaaatatttatttgtttatgtcgtttccatggaagttatctttgccaaaccatgtttgctcgtgtttcggtcacaccgttgaagacctaaaagttgtaaattttaaactgataccatttttcgtttactgtttttcgcctaagggcaattcctctaaaaacgtagagggttttgacaaaacagaagttttaacctctgacatgtgatacgagagccatggatttttccgtgacctggttctccacagcaagagcaatggtttgtatggtagatggtgatgctctttcttttccagctctgtgttgctttgcaggacacaccaggttgtggtatgattaaatttaattgatctctagatttctgttgatttcattgtcccagtcatctgacctgaagaaatcttgtggaaagtgttgatatctggctggctgtcattttgactgtcattactttcaagatgtgagcaactgtttttatctgcattgttagacaaaacctcttattaagggagtcagttaagttgtttagtttttttgtaaagagatctttacaaatagggcacagatttccatgtttttttcaagtatcttaagtgacatctgtgcatgaaaatgaccaagtggtaataatattattgttttactttgatcagtttcctgttgtttcttaaacatgtcatctattcttattccagtgcttaagtctaaaactcttcctggtgtgtgtgtgctgatctggtcaaaccatgcatggcaagcaacattccagattgttttcagagattgtgatgaggatttcagcgttgaatattttattggttttgtgatgaaaaaagccagggttgttattcatctctcattttttcctgcatgagatcctgcatgatgacaacagtattactgcaaattaaacatcatagatgtgagcatgtcagtgattaatacaagatggtttccaaacagctcttcaaaattgtgtagaaaagggacgataattatttacttgccacaccttctaagtcaatgtttgaacaagcaaatataattttgttttttaattcaagtaaactgtcttactgtcattaatacagctgtatgttattctagtctttctcttgctcagcatgggtttggatattaacttctgagaatgctcctacttgtaatagtcttaataatgaatatacggtacttacaacaataaaattagagagatatttgagttactttatattgtgttttgtggtaacacataccatagtagttgttgtggttgttgttgttgaaaaggaatcagatagagtcattgtgggtctatcattgggtagtgaaactggatcagttgtgcataataaaatgttagagtatgaagcagaatgcctctagtcttgctggatgtatgattacattcctctctcagtaactttacacacagtgcaaattttaggctggatttttgctggtgcaatgcatgcaaaagtgaaatcagtattttccaaacacatgcaggtgaatgatttcttatttcattatcatgattctcatgtctccccaccctcatcccagcaaggctctacaaggtgatcgacaaagctggagaaaaaaattacagttaccagccagctgcaggaaaaatactggaaaaatattttcaacgatgGACCACTACCAAACTCCAAGTAAAAGGGAATAGTCTGGGAGCAAATGTCATATATTTAAGTCCCGTGGGAATTTTAGGCTGCAAGCAAGCAACTTTTCTCATTGTGTTAAGAGGATcttaaatgacatgaaaaatttTGGTGGCACTCTTGAAACTTGCACCGAGTTGTTTAATTTGGATTTTAAAATAGGATGTAAATCTccaacatgaaaacgaggctctGGAACAAAGACTTCTATAACTTAACGCTGTTTAACTAAAATTGCTCCAAACTTGTAGAGGTTGTGTATCTCAgttactttaaaaatattttacaccACCCGGTTCCTCAGCATGGTCACATGACTAAGcaaacatggaaacgaggcacTGTCAAAACAGTCATAATAACTATCTCCCatttaaataaaattgcaaaaacatATAAGTGATACGTTTTTAGATATAAATTAGATTATAGTCGAACATTCAGATAATTGTAATTGATAATAAACTTGTTCATATGACAATTATAGCACGGAAACAAGGCTATTAACAATAACAacactaacaacaacaacaacaacaaaagatgTCCAGGTGCTGTTGTACTTCCTGCCTGTTAGGCTTAGTgctgggttagggttagggttggggtTAACTTGAAACCCGTCTCGCCTCGGATACGAAGCCTGGACACCGTTTTGTTAAACAGCATTATGGTCAGCGGtatttttcattaaaataggGGCGGCCATTTTGACTTGCAAACGATGTAGTTCTGTAAATTTATGCGTGTTATCGACTATTTTACGCTAGAAGCAAACAATCCATCTATGGTTTTGAGTCAGTGCCTAGTTTGCCAGTTACAAACGGATGAGGAACTGGTGGAAAACCCCTCTTCCTACGAACATTTTGTCCATTCGGTTAGCGTTAGAGCTAGTTATAGAGAAGCAAAGTACGTGGAAATCTAGGCCAACCTAAAGGAATACAATTCCCAGGAATTGAATCTAAAAAGGGCAACATGGCACCGAAAGTGCTATCAGGAAGCTACACATTCTGGAATGATAAAAAGTTCAAAGGATTAAAAATAAAGCTAAGCATGAACATGTTGTAATTCTACTGTATTTCCGCCGGCTTAGGATCTCAGTATTAAGGAAATCGCAATGCTGCAGTTTAGTGATGAGGAAACTAGATTGCTTGGAAAAAACGAAAgaatgtttttcacttttgagaAATTTTAGTCAAAACATGTGATATATCTGATTGCATTTCTTCCTCTTAGTGAAGGTCAATTTTCACGTCACTGATCTTGGATGAGTTTATACCAGTACTTATGGAATAAAAACATCTCATTTTAAGGTATGAACGAGAACTTGCTGGTCCAAATGAGCAATGACGAAAAACAGCACTGCCTTCAACCTCTCAGCTTACACGTTCTAAGACAACTCCTTACAATAGGGACGTGTGTTTCTTTTGTGATAAGGCCGCAGGGTATAGAGAACAACTCAGAACTGTTAGCACCAAATCTGCTGGCAAGTCACTTCATGATGCGATAGAAATTACAGGCAATGACAAGCTTCGAGTTAAACTGTCTCCTGCAGTGGATTTAAAAGATGCACATGCTATTGATATAAAATATCATAAAAAGTGCTggggaaataatatttcaactgtGCTTCGTCGCCAATCAGCTGACACTACACCATCAGAAGCTTCTATAGCTGCAGAAATAGCAGCAAAAATAGAGTTTCTCACAACAACCGAGATAGCGTTAAAGAGTGGCAAAGTGTTGATCATGTCAGAGCTACAGGCTGCTTACGATAGTATTCTGAAGGAAAATGGCGTAGACAATAAGACCTGCAGTCGTAAAGTGCTTAAACAGCTCATGCAGAGTGAGATTGAAGAAGTTGAGTTTCATAAATCAAAACGAGTTAATGAGTCCGACAGAGTAACCATAAAGGCAACAAGAGATGCAACTGTACAGTTGTCAAACCAGGAAAGTGATGTAAATGATGCTATGAAGACACTGTATGACGCCGCGTTGTATTTAAGAAAGTGTATCAACCAGTCCAAAAAGTGGGTGTTCAAGGGATCATTAGAGGGTCTTTCCAAAGATCATTACCCCGAAGAACTATACTGCTTTTTCAGATGGGTAATCAATGGGCCCAACACCACTCTTTCCGTAGAAGAAAAAAGCAATGAAGTTCACAAGCATGCTATGAGTTTGGTGCAAAGCACAATTTCCACGTGCCTGACAGAGCGCCAAGTGGGCAACAAGAAGTCGGAGATATTAAAGTCAAGTCGTGAGATGCCGCAGCAGTTAGCAATTGGTCTCGCGGTTCATCAGTCTGTCAGAAGTAAAGAGCTTGTAAACATGCTTCGTGGCTTTGGCTTATCTGTTGAGTACAACAGACTTCTGCGCGTGGAGTCACAAATAGAAGCGAGCGTCTTGAAGCGAATGGAGGACAACGATGGGCTGTTTCTGCCACCAGACATAGTTAAAGGAAGGCATGTCTTCTTTGCCATCGACAACATCGATTTTCAGGAAGATACCTATGATGGAAGCAACACATTGCATAGGACGTCAATGGCGATTTATCAGAAGTGTCAAGCAGATGACGAGAAGCCTCAATTAAGGTAACCACTTTCCGAAAAAATTCCAAATTTCTATTCATGACAATTATCCTTAAGCATGTATTTAGAGAGGTACCACTTAACAGACACATTGTTTTGTCCTGCATAAAATGTCATCATGTTGCACTCGTGAGAGTATGTGGACGCCCTATATATAACCAGTCTTAAAATTAGTTATTTCCTCGTATTCATGTGCCATATGATCCTTTCAAACACTAGATTAAATCCAGACGATGTAAACCAGGCCAGAGCCGTCAAAGACTTGCCTGCATCGATATCCACTT containing:
- the LOC138008597 gene encoding uncharacterized protein; the encoded protein is MLSLFLQLLFVQHGFAAQCNKDSGPSGETSCVQIPEYENQFQWTTCLTNAYIQQKSNHKHECHDRSNTFCWHQCMLELHNKDNGSVTDDCSCNPSLFTDQTQASLPAGCYSPSGNSCDWYRNCLEKTYPCEDTSNAYALRYAEKFCRLYGDRYSLFSVDGQKWVDGVRKCLQVALVPLLRPWRNPSCEEIRKTAFASHTPCYLNPGKGVPSICDLSCAEYLKIFWTIKASFTHLDTAWESVKGMWNIGKKCGVASQIPKCLNTGIGKSIKITKLGIEKLRQRRKRSYNRLPKEDAHAQFVDGVGSAIAKSMRWNSNAMDWFAHPDNVTHLDDPVDFFIIIVFADKRALGIQSTFNYSFNLNRTFNDIASAIVDGMPLLRVHGSFVRVKSFALCSDKFCDQSDVLAVNSENTSNLGDGTRIGIGVEVLLKALTISWVLHGFL